The Raphanus sativus cultivar WK10039 chromosome 6, ASM80110v3, whole genome shotgun sequence sequence TCACTTTTCCGAGAAGATGTTCGTATTTCTTGCAGTCATTGTGATACAACGAATAATCAACACTGACCAAATAAAACTGTGTATCATATTCGACAAAAAAACGACTATGAGCTTTAAGGATTAGTATTAGAGAAATTAAAACTATAGAAAAAATACAGTACATATAATTGTACCCCAATCTGCCGCATTGGTTCGGAGATGAACGAAGAGAAGTGGTTTTGGTCTGGAGATGGCGCCAACGTTCTGGTCGAGCTTACGACACAAATGTAAAATGTGAAGAAAACCAACAATAATTGGGAACCCATTTCAATAAAGATGATATGAAAACTATTGAGAAATGACAGGATCTGTGAATAGGATAGAATGAATcatatttttgtgtgtgtgtatatatatatatcaatacaATAATATTGGTGAACAATGAAAAACGTTAGGCCTATAGAGTGAAGTTATAAGTTCTATAACTTCTGTTGAGCGtttataatcacatttattgaGTAGTTATTAGATTCCGTTGTTCTGTACCATTGTTTCGGCCTTTAATATCAGTTTAATTgtgaattaaaaattaaataaaacctcATAATCACCACTAATAAgcatagagtgaaaaataggtttactccaaatatCCGTTTAATTGtaagtaaaatttaaatgtattagAATTTTTGGGGATAGAGATTGAATCTTCATttgggtatttataaactttagaTCGGGGTTTAGTTTGGATCTTTTCGGATTTAGTTCGGGTtcatatatacatttaaattttgtaaataaatttaaaaatctcagaccttaaaatccaaaaataaaataatatacaaatatatatttaaatgttgtgggctaaatatctaaaattatcaTGAAAATTAGTTTGTTTTAGAAATTTGGATTAAGAACCAATAGATATTTAGGGTATTTCCGGCATCttgaatattttggatatttagttttagctattttaaaatattttatagaattCAGAGTGTTTTGgatatttatatgatattatatataaaataattagtatatttaaatatataattacgaTGTTCTTATGTACGGgtatctgaaatattttggttttagtcAGGATAGGATCCAGTTTTTCAGGTACCAAAATTTTGGACTTGTTCAAATATCTTACCAGTTTAGGTTTGAGTTTGGTACAACTTTTTGGGTTAGATTCGGTTATTCGAATCTAGATGCTTTGCCTAaacttaattaaatattaactattttatattttataataataatgtgATTTCTAATATTTAATAACTGTATAATGTGTAAATTTTAATGTATTCTTTCAATTGCTACTAAAACGACTAAATGTACTTATTTTCAACCATTGCCTTAATCAATCATAAGACACTGTACATTGGTTGGATTTTTTCCAATACCTTCTTTTCACTTTTAACTCTccatatcatttttttcttttttttttcttctatttatttttcatggtTTTGTTTAGAAACTTATGGTAGAAGATTTGCTCCAGATCCACTTCAAAAGTAAGATATATAAGTGTTCGTATCTAGATCTGGATAGTAAATTTTTAGATccagatattaatttttttaattttattaataattatatttgatatattaatattatacataaaattacatctaacaatattatattttaacttttataatataatatacatgcataattataaatcttgtataaatattcaattaatgtattatttttaagaattttaatatttttaaaaatgattcatcttttatttttttttatagatctGAAAGCCATAGATCTGAAAACCATGAATCCAAATCCTTATAATAAATCTATGGATTTGATGGATCTAGATGGATCTAGATGCAGATACCCTAAATTTTCCACCTTCGGGTCCGTTCCATTCCTGATGTTCAaatcatatgaaaataatattataattgtagaacatataaaataattaaagaagCTGCTATAGTATAGATGATCTATAGCCAATTCCTTTCACACCAAATCGAGTATACACAAGCttgaaatattaatttgatgatcACTTTGAGTAGCTTATTGTGTATAGATATACCCAGCCATGTCTAAGTAATGTAAAGATACACCCCACACTTCTGATGCTAGTGTgcatgagaaaagaaaaacaacttactctatatttggaataaacctatttttcactctattatagactGGGAAATAAAAtaccattggagcatttttaccctaaattctattttagagtgaaaaataaaGTGGGATCGGAGATATCCTAAGAGTATTcagccacaaaaaaaaaaatctgaatccagaGATGACTCTCCGGAAGACAAGAGCGCAGGGATTGAAAAATAAGATGTCTCCTTCCTGAAATAAG is a genomic window containing:
- the LOC108808493 gene encoding uncharacterized protein LOC108808493 yields the protein MGSQLLLVFFTFYICVVSSTRTLAPSPDQNHFSSFISEPMRQIGFYLVSVDYSLYHNDCKKYEHLLGKVIHGRSPKHALVYCYKHVMYGFAATLTEKEAEKMKGEEGVLSVTKDIIIHRDAPYDHDADNEDSNY